The stretch of DNA CGGCCACGCGCGCCGGGCATTCCACTGCGCCAGGAACGCGTCCATGCCGTCCCGTTCGAGAACGTCGATGCAGCCGGGGAAGAACAGCCGGTCGAACGCGCCGGCCTGCGGGAGGCTGCTGCCGCCGCCGACGATCAGGCTTTCCAGGCGTTCGGGCGCGCCGACCGCCAACGCCAGCGCGACCCGGCCGCCGAGCGAATACCCCAGCACGTGTGCGCTGGGAACCTCCAGGTGGTCGAGGACCGCCAGGACGTCGCCGCTCAGCAGGTCCATCGCGTACGCGTCCTCGTCGTGCGGCTTGTCGCTGCGCCCGTGGCCCCGCAGATCGACCAGGATCAGCCGGTACCGATCACGCAGCGCGGCGACGTAACCGAACCCGCGCCAGATCGCGTGGGAGAGGGCCGTGCCGTGAACGAGGACGAGAGGCTCCCCGTCGCCGACGGTCCGGTACGCGATCCGGACGCCGTCGACGGGATTGGTAGCGTGCTGCACCCGCCCAGTCTGCATCACGCGCTTCGCGGCCGACTCCCGGAGTGCGCCCGGACGCACGGGTGCGGAGCGATACTGGTGGCATGTCGATTCCCCCGAACTCCTCGCGGCCGGCGCTCGACCCCCAGGAACTGCTGGCCGTGGCGATCGCCGAGGCGGAACTCGGCAGACGCGAGGGCGGAATCCCGATCGGGGCCGCGCTGTTCGCCGGCGACGGAACCCTGCTGGGCCGCGGCCGCAACCGGCGGGTTCAGCACGGCGACCCCTCCGTGCACGGTGAGACGGACGCGTTCCGCGCCGCCGGGCGCCAGCGTGACTACCGCTCGACGATCATGGTGACCACCCTGTCGCCGTGCTGGTACTGCAGCGGGCTGGTCCGGCAGTTCAACATCGGCGCGATCGTCGTGGGGGAGAGCGTCACGTTCACCGGCGGTCACGACTGGCTTCGCGACAACGGCGTCGACGTGACCGTCCTGCGCGATCAGCACTGCATCGACCTGATGACCGAATTCATCCAGGCCCGGCCCGAACTCTGGAACGAGGACATCGGGGTCGCCGAGTAGGCGCCTCCGGCGCTCGTGCGCCTTTCCGGTAGCTGGGACTACCCGAAAGGCGCACAAGGCCGGAGGCCCTCGTCGGTCAGTTCCAGCCACCGGGTGACGCCGATGTCGTGAAGGAACTGCCGGTCGTGGCTGACCACGATCAAGGCGCCGCGGTAGCTGCGGAGCGCCTGCGTGAGGTGCGCGAGGCTCGGCAGGTCGAGGTTGTTCGTCGGCTCGTCCATCAGCAGCAGTCGCGGGGCGGGCTCGGCCAGCAGGATGGTCGCGAGGGCGGCCCGCAACCGTTCCCCGCCCGACAGTGCCGACGCGAGAACATCGGAATCGTTGCCCCGGAACAGGAACCGGGCGAGCTGGGCGCGGATCTGTTCCTGCGACGCGTGCGGCGCCGCCGCAGCCACGTTCTCGGCGACCGTCAGTGACTCGTCGAACACGTCGAGTCGCTGCGGCAGGGCCTTGAACGGTACCCGCGGTCCCGCCGCCACGACGGCGTCGAGCAGGGTCGTCTTCCCGACGCCGTTGCGTCCGACGAGGGCGATCCGCTCGGGACCGACCACGTCCAGCGACACCTGCTGTCCGCTGCGCAGGCTCAGGTCCCGGACGGAGACCACCTCCTGACCCGAGTACACCTCCGTGGCGGGCAGATCGATGCGCACCTCACGGTCGTCCCGCAGGGCACTCTCGGCTTCCGTCAACGATTCCCGTGCCTCGTCGACCTTCGCGATGTGATTGTTCCGCAGCTTTCCCGCGGACTCCTGCGCCTGCCGCTTCCGCAGTCCCATCACGATCTTCGGTTCGCGCTTGTTCTCGAACATCTTCTGCCCGTACCGCTTACGACGGTCGATCTTGATCCGGGCCTCGACGAGTTCGCGCTTCTGCTTCTGCACGTCGCTGCGGGCGTCGCGCACCGCGGCTCGCGCGGTCTCCTGCTCCGCCTCGACGATCTCCTGGTACGCACTGAAGTTCCCGCCGAACATGCGGATCTCGCCGCCGCGCAGTTCCGCGATGGACGTCATGAGGTCGAGCAGGGCGCGGTCGTGGCTGACCACCAGCAGCGTGCCCGGAAACTGTTGCACCACCTCGTAGAGCTTGCTGCGGGACGCGCCGTCGAGGTTGTTGGTGGGCTCGTCGAGGAGTAACACTTCCGGTTCCGTCAACAGTTGAGCGGTGAGGCCGAGCAGTACGGTCTCACCACCCGACAGGGTGCCGACGGTGCGGTCGAGGTCGGACGTGCTGCCGAGCACCCGCTCGAGACCGAGCCGGTGCAGCGTCGAGACCGCTCGCTCCTCGATGTCCCAGCGGCCGGTCGCGGCATCGAAATCCTCTGGCGTGCCGTCGCCGGACTCGATGCGGTGCAACGCCGCCCGAAGATCGTCGATGCCGAGGATCCGGTCGATCGTCAGCGTGGGGTCGAGCGTGATGTCCTGCGGCAGGTACGCGACCTCGCCCTGCGCCGTCACCGACCCGCGGTCGGGGCGCAGGCGCCCGGCGATCAGCCGGAGCAGCGTGGATTTTCCGGAACCGTTGAGACCGACCAGGCCGGTGCGTCCGGGGCCGAAGACGGCGTCGAGGCCGTCGAAGACGGGTTCGCCGTCGGGCCAGGTGAACGTGAGGTCGGACAGGGACAGATATGACTGGGCCATGGGGTACTCCCGAGGTGTGTGCGGATGAAGACTCGCGTAACTACCTCGTCAGGAGCAATGGACCGTTCCCCTCTGTCTCACGCGCCCGGTGCGCATCGGTGACGTTCACGATAGGACGCCGCCGATGCCCGCGCAATCGAATTAGATCTGGGGACCGTCGGCCCTGAGTTCGTCCACCTTCGCCATGGCCTCGCGCAGTTCCGCCAGCCATTGTTCGCTGTGCTGGCCCGCCAGGCGCACCGTCCACATCAGCGCGTCCGACCGCGACCGCGCCACGCCGGCGTCGACGAGCGTGTCGAGAACCTTCCGTTCGGGTTGGCGGAGCCGGGTCATGACCGGAACCGCGAGGTGGGTGAACAGCGTCTTGTGGTCGTCGAGGCTGACGCCCCACGCGACCTTGCGCCCGTAGCGCCGCTCGGCCTCGTCCGCGATCCG from Rhodococcus opacus B4 encodes:
- a CDS encoding alpha/beta fold hydrolase, coding for MQTGRVQHATNPVDGVRIAYRTVGDGEPLVLVHGTALSHAIWRGFGYVAALRDRYRLILVDLRGHGRSDKPHDEDAYAMDLLSGDVLAVLDHLEVPSAHVLGYSLGGRVALALAVGAPERLESLIVGGGSSLPQAGAFDRLFFPGCIDVLERDGMDAFLAQWNARRAWPIDAGTRAAFMANDAKALAAYMRRSGVEPGVDDDVLRRIAVPTLLFVGSDDAERIGDTRRVAALIPGASLTILPGFDHSTAVAASTEVLAAVEPFLASVRGATSTRPAG
- a CDS encoding nucleoside deaminase; its protein translation is MSIPPNSSRPALDPQELLAVAIAEAELGRREGGIPIGAALFAGDGTLLGRGRNRRVQHGDPSVHGETDAFRAAGRQRDYRSTIMVTTLSPCWYCSGLVRQFNIGAIVVGESVTFTGGHDWLRDNGVDVTVLRDQHCIDLMTEFIQARPELWNEDIGVAE
- a CDS encoding ABC-F family ATP-binding cassette domain-containing protein, giving the protein MAQSYLSLSDLTFTWPDGEPVFDGLDAVFGPGRTGLVGLNGSGKSTLLRLIAGRLRPDRGSVTAQGEVAYLPQDITLDPTLTIDRILGIDDLRAALHRIESGDGTPEDFDAATGRWDIEERAVSTLHRLGLERVLGSTSDLDRTVGTLSGGETVLLGLTAQLLTEPEVLLLDEPTNNLDGASRSKLYEVVQQFPGTLLVVSHDRALLDLMTSIAELRGGEIRMFGGNFSAYQEIVEAEQETARAAVRDARSDVQKQKRELVEARIKIDRRKRYGQKMFENKREPKIVMGLRKRQAQESAGKLRNNHIAKVDEARESLTEAESALRDDREVRIDLPATEVYSGQEVVSVRDLSLRSGQQVSLDVVGPERIALVGRNGVGKTTLLDAVVAAGPRVPFKALPQRLDVFDESLTVAENVAAAAPHASQEQIRAQLARFLFRGNDSDVLASALSGGERLRAALATILLAEPAPRLLLMDEPTNNLDLPSLAHLTQALRSYRGALIVVSHDRQFLHDIGVTRWLELTDEGLRPCAPFG